From Pseudomonadota bacterium, a single genomic window includes:
- a CDS encoding NADH-quinone oxidoreductase subunit D, whose translation MASEQKLKTMTINFGPQHPAAHGVLRMVMEMDGEIVERIDPHIGLLHRGTEKLIEYKTFLQAIPYFDRLDYVAPMNQEHAFVLAAEKLLKIEVPRRGQFIRVLYDELGRILNHLLNLTAFALDVGAMTPMLWAFEHREILMEFYERASGARLHAAYYRVGGVHQDLPAGLLEDIEEWAVGFPKFIDDLETLLNENRIFKQRTVDVGIVSAKDAMGWGFSGPMLRGSGIPWDLRKSQPYMVYDELQFDIPVGKNGDCYDRYLCRVEEIRQSLKIIHQCIDKMPSGDVLARGKAAPPSRGEMKRSMEALIHHFKLYTEGFHVPDGDTYTAVEAPKGEFGVYLVADGTNKPYRCKIRAPGYAHLQAMDHICKGHMLADSVAVLGSMDIVFGEIDR comes from the coding sequence ATGGCTTCCGAACAAAAGCTCAAAACAATGACCATTAATTTTGGTCCGCAGCATCCAGCGGCTCACGGGGTTTTGCGCATGGTGATGGAGATGGATGGTGAGATTGTGGAGCGCATTGATCCGCATATTGGTCTCTTGCACCGTGGTACAGAAAAGCTGATTGAGTATAAAACTTTTCTTCAGGCAATTCCCTATTTTGATCGGCTAGACTATGTAGCGCCAATGAATCAAGAACATGCTTTTGTTCTTGCTGCAGAAAAACTTTTGAAAATTGAAGTTCCAAGACGCGGACAATTCATTCGTGTTCTTTACGATGAATTGGGCCGTATTTTGAATCACCTTCTTAATTTAACGGCCTTTGCGCTCGATGTTGGGGCCATGACGCCGATGCTCTGGGCATTTGAACACCGAGAAATACTCATGGAATTCTATGAGCGTGCGTCGGGAGCCCGATTACATGCAGCCTACTATCGCGTAGGTGGGGTGCACCAAGACTTGCCCGCTGGATTGTTGGAAGACATAGAAGAGTGGGCGGTTGGCTTCCCCAAATTTATTGATGATTTAGAAACGCTGCTTAACGAAAACCGAATTTTCAAGCAGCGGACGGTTGATGTAGGTATTGTTTCGGCAAAAGATGCTATGGGTTGGGGGTTCTCTGGTCCCATGCTAAGAGGCTCAGGGATCCCGTGGGATCTTAGGAAGTCCCAACCTTACATGGTATATGACGAGCTGCAGTTTGATATCCCAGTGGGTAAGAATGGCGATTGCTACGACCGGTATCTTTGCCGTGTTGAGGAAATTCGTCAAAGTTTGAAGATAATTCATCAATGTATTGATAAAATGCCCTCTGGTGACGTTCTGGCGCGCGGCAAAGCTGCGCCACCGTCGCGCGGTGAAATGAAGCGTTCAATGGAGGCATTGATACACCATTTTAAACTTTATACAGAGGGTTTTCATGTGCCTGACGGCGATACTTATACCGCGGTCGAGGCGCCGAAAGGCGAGTTTGGTGTGTATCTCGTTGCAGACGGTACCAATAAACCGTATCGATGCAAAATCAGAGCTCCGGGATATGCTCACCTTCAAGCAATGGACCATATTTGTAAGGGGCATATGTTGGCTGACTCCGTCGCAGTGCTCGGCTCTATGGATATTGTATTTGGCGAGATAGACCGATAG
- a CDS encoding NADH-quinone oxidoreductase subunit C has product MDEKSQTLLELQEHLVHLCPSDIKTRGVANGELTIHVEASQLVKVLRVLKTDTSCLFQVLVDICGVDFPLREPRFDVVYNLLSLKHNLRIKVKVTVDEEDWVPTISGIFPAAGWYEREVWDLYGIFFKDHPDLRRILTDYGFDGHPLRKDFPLTGYVEVRYDDEERRVVYEPVKLTQDFRNFDFLSPWEGMTPDLPGDEKSDTKDPEGTA; this is encoded by the coding sequence ATGGATGAAAAAAGCCAGACATTACTGGAGCTTCAGGAGCATTTGGTTCATCTTTGCCCCTCGGATATCAAAACTCGGGGTGTTGCAAACGGTGAGTTAACGATACACGTAGAAGCTTCCCAATTGGTTAAGGTATTGCGAGTTTTGAAAACAGATACTTCCTGTTTATTCCAAGTTCTCGTGGATATATGTGGCGTTGATTTTCCTCTTCGTGAGCCAAGGTTTGATGTCGTTTATAATCTGTTATCGCTAAAACATAATCTTAGAATAAAAGTCAAAGTCACCGTGGATGAGGAAGATTGGGTGCCAACGATTTCTGGCATATTTCCTGCTGCGGGCTGGTATGAACGTGAAGTTTGGGACTTATACGGAATATTTTTCAAAGACCATCCAGATTTGCGTCGGATACTTACTGATTACGGGTTTGACGGGCACCCTCTTCGAAAGGACTTTCCATTAACGGGGTACGTGGAAGTTCGCTACGATGATGAGGAGCGACGAGTGGTTTACGAGCCAGTAAAACTCACACAAGATTTTCGCAATTTTGACTTCTTGAGCCCATGGGAAGGTATGACCCCAGATTTGCCGGGGGACGAAAAATCTGACACCAAGGATCCTGAGGGGACTGCATAA
- a CDS encoding NADH-quinone oxidoreductase subunit B family protein: MGVGLDNNIQPSTDGPNGVLTAVTEELTDKGFVVANFDKLVNWARTGSLWPMTFGLACCAVEMMHAYMPRYDLDRFGVVPRGSPRQSDVMIVAGTLTNKMAPALRKVYDQMAEPRWVISMGSCANGGGYYHYSYSVVRGCDRIVPVDIYVPGCPPTAEALVYGILQLQKKIRRTGTIAR; encoded by the coding sequence ATGGGAGTAGGGCTTGACAACAATATACAACCGTCAACTGATGGCCCCAACGGAGTTTTGACTGCCGTTACAGAAGAGTTGACTGATAAGGGTTTTGTTGTTGCTAACTTCGACAAGTTAGTCAACTGGGCTCGTACGGGATCACTGTGGCCAATGACGTTTGGTCTTGCTTGTTGTGCGGTTGAAATGATGCACGCCTACATGCCTCGTTACGACCTTGACAGATTTGGAGTGGTTCCACGAGGTTCTCCACGCCAGTCCGATGTTATGATCGTGGCCGGCACACTCACAAATAAAATGGCTCCGGCTTTGCGCAAGGTATATGACCAAATGGCCGAACCTCGGTGGGTAATTTCTATGGGAAGCTGCGCGAATGGAGGGGGTTATTATCATTACTCATACTCGGTGGTGCGCGGGTGCGATCGTATCGTACCAGTTGATATTTACGTGCCTGGGTGCCCACCTACTGCCGAAGCGTTGGTTTATGGGATTTTGCAATTACAAAAGAAAATTCGTAGGACCGGAACGATAGCTCGTTGA
- a CDS encoding NADH-quinone oxidoreductase subunit A, with amino-acid sequence MTELLKEYVPIVIFLAIAIGMAGAMLLASFIVARQKPDSEKLSAYECGFEAFDDARSQFDVRFYLVAILFIIFDLEVAFLFPWAVALGDIGVFGFWSMILFLGILTVGFIYEWRKGALEWE; translated from the coding sequence ATGACGGAGTTATTGAAAGAATACGTTCCGATTGTAATATTTTTAGCGATCGCTATAGGCATGGCTGGAGCTATGCTGCTCGCAAGTTTCATAGTCGCTCGTCAAAAGCCTGACTCTGAAAAACTTTCGGCCTACGAATGTGGTTTTGAGGCATTCGATGATGCCCGAAGTCAGTTTGACGTTCGGTTTTATCTGGTTGCGATACTTTTTATTATTTTCGATTTGGAAGTCGCTTTTTTATTCCCATGGGCTGTTGCACTCGGTGATATTGGCGTTTTTGGGTTTTGGTCTATGATTCTATTTTTAGGAATTTTGACTGTCGGTTTTATCTACGAATGGCGCAAAGGGGCTTTAGAATGGGAGTAG
- a CDS encoding tetratricopeptide repeat protein, which translates to MQLLRLALLALLLVLQTNQVRAADDPLSEEQLKRKALQDLSAAKKQIKAKKYDYAVYFLKEALDADKKNADIYYNLGFAYRKMKKFDKSMAAYNKALKINPKHKGALDYQGELFLTLKKPAEAQKNWKKLQKLCPRGCPDFTKLQKAITSYNSGTYGGY; encoded by the coding sequence ATGCAACTATTGCGGCTTGCGTTACTCGCTCTTTTATTGGTTCTACAAACAAATCAAGTCCGTGCCGCTGATGATCCTCTTAGCGAAGAGCAGCTAAAGAGAAAAGCGTTGCAGGACCTTTCTGCTGCAAAAAAACAAATCAAAGCAAAAAAGTATGATTACGCCGTGTATTTCCTCAAAGAAGCACTCGACGCCGATAAGAAAAATGCAGACATTTATTATAATCTTGGGTTTGCCTATAGAAAGATGAAGAAATTTGACAAATCAATGGCCGCCTACAATAAGGCCCTTAAAATTAACCCAAAACATAAAGGGGCCTTGGATTATCAAGGCGAATTGTTTTTAACTTTGAAGAAACCAGCTGAAGCCCAAAAGAATTGGAAAAAATTACAAAAATTATGCCCAAGAGGTTGTCCTGATTTCACGAAGTTGCAAAAAGCAATCACCAGCTATAACTCCGGCACATACGGAGGCTATTAA
- a CDS encoding metallophosphoesterase, which produces MPHPLRIAHCSDLHLDGDGYSPDNQSPSALFVKTLQQIKKSDPHLLLIAGDLFDSNRADDSIVLWAMRVLESLPFKVFVIPGNHDCMQPNGVFERHDFNAIENVVMLANPNGEVVWAEDHGVAIWGKAMVSHTPEYRPLSNCPTRPEGCDWYLGMGHGLFVGNEKDSERSSPITLQEVEESPCDYVALGHHHAAMEIVTDIKTAAYSGSPTDNIGKGHTFAVVKLIKGVAPALNILTLE; this is translated from the coding sequence ATGCCGCACCCACTCAGAATAGCACACTGCTCCGATCTGCATTTAGATGGAGACGGGTATTCACCAGACAATCAAAGTCCTAGTGCCTTATTTGTAAAAACTCTTCAACAAATTAAGAAATCCGATCCACACCTTCTCTTAATCGCCGGGGATCTTTTCGATAGCAATCGAGCGGATGATAGCATTGTGCTTTGGGCGATGCGTGTACTAGAAAGTTTGCCATTCAAAGTGTTTGTCATACCCGGTAATCACGACTGTATGCAACCAAATGGTGTTTTTGAACGGCATGACTTTAATGCTATCGAAAACGTCGTAATGCTAGCTAACCCAAATGGAGAAGTAGTTTGGGCCGAAGACCATGGCGTAGCAATTTGGGGAAAAGCAATGGTATCTCATACGCCCGAATATCGCCCGCTCAGTAATTGTCCAACACGCCCCGAGGGTTGTGATTGGTATCTTGGGATGGGGCATGGATTATTTGTTGGAAATGAAAAAGATAGCGAGCGATCATCTCCTATCACATTGCAAGAAGTCGAAGAGAGCCCATGCGACTATGTCGCCCTCGGTCATCATCATGCTGCAATGGAAATAGTTACAGATATAAAAACAGCAGCTTACTCTGGCTCACCGACTGATAACATAGGTAAAGGCCACACCTTCGCAGTGGTAAAACTTATTAAAGGCGTAGCGCCAGCATTGAATATCCTGACATTAGAGTAA
- a CDS encoding GNAT family N-acetyltransferase gives MDITLRPPTSNDASALEKLFLQLGYELNRTEIQKKTSMLARMPGTHMIVAEMDTQVVGFISLQILHWPHVIKPVSRITTLVIDEQWRGKGVGSKMISHVEKLAMSDGCSLVEVTSATHRAEGGTHTFYHQLGYRNAVNETTYFRKNLGK, from the coding sequence ATGGACATAACTCTCAGGCCACCTACCTCCAATGATGCATCAGCTCTGGAGAAACTCTTTCTTCAACTGGGCTATGAATTAAATAGGACAGAGATTCAAAAAAAAACTAGCATGCTGGCAAGAATGCCCGGAACCCACATGATAGTAGCTGAGATGGACACACAGGTTGTTGGTTTTATCAGCCTACAAATTCTCCACTGGCCTCACGTTATCAAGCCTGTTTCTCGAATTACTACGTTGGTTATTGATGAGCAATGGCGCGGTAAGGGAGTAGGGAGTAAAATGATCAGCCACGTCGAAAAGCTGGCAATGTCTGATGGATGTTCATTAGTGGAAGTCACCAGCGCGACACACCGAGCAGAGGGGGGCACACACACTTTTTATCACCAACTCGGCTATAGAAACGCAGTGAATGAAACCACTTACTTCCGTAAAAATTTGGGAAAGTAA
- a CDS encoding acyclic terpene utilization AtuA family protein, with protein sequence MTESIKIGGGAGFLDDRLEPALDILENSNVDFLMLEHLAERTLALLQEAKRSGKPGHVANLRHRMETLLPTAVEKKVRIVTNLGGADPIGAAKLVCDVAKEHGLNNLKVAAITGDDVTEMVRELDPVLAETGQKLSNLGTPLICANAYIGAFEMKDALDQGADVVLAGRVADPALAVAPLAHHFGWGPEDYDKLALGTMTGHMLECAGHATGGNYADGGKRVVPDLDRLGFPIAEVSDEGVIITKTHGSGGLVDRHVVRQQLLYELGDPGDYRTPDVVMDINEVEAEDLGKDRVRLSGVRGRKRPDQLKVLCGVDNGWLGVAEISYGGWNAAGRAKLAGEVVTKRLRRDKAVSNLPLRVDIIGVNSVFSFGEPNEEMLDARLRFCVRAPDKESAQAALAEAETLATNGPAGGGGKTQSLRRTIRTYATYLPREKIQPNFQMVQ encoded by the coding sequence ATGACTGAGAGCATTAAAATTGGGGGTGGTGCGGGATTCCTCGATGATAGGTTGGAGCCTGCGTTGGATATTCTTGAAAATTCTAATGTTGATTTTCTCATGCTGGAGCACCTTGCTGAGCGTACGCTCGCACTTCTTCAGGAAGCTAAGCGTTCAGGTAAGCCCGGACACGTAGCTAATTTACGGCATCGAATGGAAACACTTCTGCCGACTGCTGTAGAGAAAAAAGTCCGAATAGTTACAAATCTTGGTGGGGCTGATCCGATTGGTGCTGCGAAGTTAGTTTGCGACGTTGCCAAAGAGCATGGTTTAAACAACTTGAAGGTTGCTGCGATTACGGGTGATGATGTTACTGAGATGGTAAGAGAATTAGATCCGGTTTTGGCAGAAACCGGACAAAAGCTTTCAAACCTTGGCACACCTTTGATTTGTGCCAACGCGTATATCGGAGCATTCGAAATGAAAGATGCCCTTGACCAGGGTGCCGATGTTGTCCTTGCGGGCCGAGTTGCTGATCCAGCATTAGCCGTTGCCCCCTTAGCTCACCATTTTGGCTGGGGTCCGGAAGACTATGATAAATTAGCCTTAGGAACCATGACCGGTCATATGCTTGAGTGCGCAGGGCACGCGACAGGAGGAAATTATGCAGACGGCGGGAAACGAGTAGTCCCCGACCTTGATCGCCTAGGGTTTCCGATAGCAGAAGTTAGCGATGAGGGTGTCATAATCACGAAGACACACGGGTCTGGAGGGCTTGTTGATCGGCATGTGGTTCGACAGCAACTCCTTTATGAGCTTGGCGACCCTGGTGATTACCGTACCCCAGACGTTGTTATGGATATTAACGAAGTTGAGGCAGAAGACTTAGGTAAGGATCGTGTTCGGCTGTCGGGCGTCCGAGGACGGAAACGTCCAGATCAACTTAAAGTTCTATGCGGCGTTGATAATGGATGGCTCGGAGTTGCAGAAATTTCTTACGGTGGATGGAATGCTGCTGGGCGCGCTAAACTCGCAGGCGAAGTTGTCACTAAACGTCTGCGGCGCGATAAGGCAGTATCGAATTTGCCATTGCGAGTGGATATCATTGGGGTAAATAGTGTCTTCTCGTTTGGAGAGCCTAACGAAGAAATGCTTGATGCCCGGCTGAGGTTTTGTGTGCGGGCGCCTGATAAGGAGAGTGCTCAGGCGGCTTTGGCAGAGGCTGAAACATTAGCAACTAATGGCCCTGCTGGTGGCGGCGGAAAAACGCAATCGTTACGAAGAACTATTCGTACTTATGCTACCTATCTGCCTCGGGAAAAGATCCAACCTAATTTTCAGATGGTGCAATAA
- a CDS encoding ligase-associated DNA damage response exonuclease, whose product MPKPQSWLKVTPHGLFCMPGDFYLDPIKAVPKAIVTHGHADHARPGHEAVIATPETIEIAKMRMGNNTWQKTEALQYGRSLRFNGVNISLEPAGHVIGSAQVVLTYGGSKVVVSGDYKRRQDPTCLPFKVVQCDTFITEATFALPVFRHPDDHTEIKKLLASLERNPDRTHLIGAYALGKAQRVIALLRKAGYQSPIFLHGAIKKVCNLYKQLGVPLGELKSVSHSNKKDLIGQIVIAPPSATRDRWSRRFTNPIVCFASGWMQIRQRARQRGVELPLIISDHADWDELTQTLVEVEAPDIWVTHGREEALIHYAETKGIRARALSMIGYEEQNE is encoded by the coding sequence ATGCCAAAACCTCAGTCATGGCTTAAGGTTACACCACACGGATTATTCTGCATGCCGGGTGATTTTTATTTGGACCCCATAAAAGCAGTACCGAAGGCAATAGTTACTCACGGCCACGCCGATCACGCCCGTCCGGGTCATGAGGCGGTAATTGCGACACCCGAGACGATCGAAATAGCCAAAATGCGCATGGGTAACAATACATGGCAAAAAACAGAAGCACTCCAATACGGAAGAAGCCTTAGGTTTAACGGTGTGAATATTTCTTTAGAGCCGGCAGGACACGTTATCGGAAGTGCCCAGGTAGTGCTTACTTACGGAGGTTCCAAGGTTGTTGTATCAGGTGATTATAAACGCCGGCAAGATCCGACCTGCCTCCCCTTCAAGGTTGTTCAGTGTGATACTTTTATTACCGAAGCAACATTTGCCCTTCCGGTATTCCGCCACCCTGACGATCACACTGAGATTAAAAAATTACTTGCATCATTGGAACGGAACCCTGATCGTACTCATTTGATAGGGGCCTACGCACTTGGCAAAGCACAACGTGTGATCGCTTTGTTACGAAAAGCAGGGTATCAGAGCCCAATATTTTTGCACGGCGCAATAAAGAAAGTTTGTAATCTGTATAAGCAACTCGGAGTTCCGCTCGGTGAATTGAAAAGTGTTTCGCACTCAAACAAAAAAGACCTTATAGGGCAGATTGTTATTGCACCACCAAGCGCCACTAGGGATCGTTGGTCTCGAAGATTTACTAATCCCATAGTTTGCTTTGCATCCGGCTGGATGCAAATTAGACAGAGAGCTCGGCAACGCGGTGTTGAACTTCCACTTATAATTTCTGACCATGCAGACTGGGATGAGTTGACACAAACCTTAGTAGAAGTTGAAGCACCGGATATTTGGGTAACGCACGGGCGTGAGGAAGCACTAATTCACTACGCTGAAACGAAAGGAATTAGAGCAAGGGCACTATCCATGATAGGCTACGAAGAGCAGAACGAATGA
- a CDS encoding cisplatin damage response ATP-dependent DNA ligase produces the protein MRAFSELLDNLICTPQRNGRIRLLINYFEKEKDPNRGWAVAILTGGLELPNAKTSVIRSLISARTDQKLFELSYEYVGDLAETVSLLWPNTSNNKTHLNLTNVIKDLQKANRKTFYELVENTLDKIDTSERFAFLKLIMGNLRVGVSGRLVKLALAEYGNKEPSEIEELWFGLKPPYQDLFAWLEAKAPPPIINDKLIFRPLMLANPITKDALMDLEHQNFVAEWKWDGIRAILVGDGKECKLYSRTGDDIGQAFPDIVRLTKFRGVVDGELLIVREGVVAPFNDLQKRLGRKKPSKNLLKEYPAHFRVYDMLFNHDIDLRSKSLIDRRTKLKDWVDAVASTQIDFSSQINFSSWEELSAIRDQARENGIEGLMLKQINSPYLPGRPKGPWFKWKRDPLVADCVLMYAQRGHGKRSSFYSDYTFGCWRSTVDGVDELVPVGKAYSGFTNTELVEIDRWVRANGKERFGPVRAVEVGLVFEVAFDAVHLSSRHKSGLAMRFPRIHRIRWDKPAQEADRVEGLLELV, from the coding sequence ATGAGAGCCTTCTCAGAACTTTTAGATAATCTTATTTGCACTCCACAAAGAAATGGTCGCATCCGATTACTCATCAATTATTTTGAAAAAGAAAAAGATCCAAACCGTGGTTGGGCAGTCGCTATATTAACAGGCGGCTTGGAATTGCCTAATGCAAAGACATCAGTAATACGAAGCTTGATTTCTGCTCGAACAGACCAGAAATTATTCGAGCTGTCTTACGAATATGTAGGTGACTTAGCTGAAACAGTATCGCTCTTATGGCCAAACACTAGCAACAACAAGACACATCTCAATCTAACAAACGTTATTAAAGACTTGCAGAAAGCGAACCGCAAAACCTTTTATGAACTGGTTGAGAACACCCTAGATAAAATAGATACATCGGAAAGATTTGCATTTTTAAAACTAATAATGGGCAACCTGAGGGTTGGTGTATCTGGTCGTTTAGTCAAGCTCGCATTAGCCGAATACGGCAATAAAGAGCCCTCAGAAATAGAGGAACTGTGGTTCGGACTTAAGCCTCCCTATCAAGATCTTTTTGCATGGCTAGAGGCAAAAGCGCCGCCACCAATCATTAATGACAAATTAATATTTCGACCTTTGATGTTAGCAAATCCGATAACAAAAGACGCCCTTATGGATTTAGAGCACCAAAACTTTGTTGCCGAATGGAAGTGGGACGGAATAAGAGCTATCCTTGTAGGTGATGGCAAGGAATGTAAACTTTACTCGAGGACAGGAGATGATATTGGACAAGCCTTCCCAGACATTGTGCGCCTAACAAAATTCAGAGGTGTTGTCGATGGCGAATTATTGATAGTACGTGAGGGTGTTGTCGCACCCTTTAACGATTTGCAAAAACGCCTTGGTCGGAAAAAACCCAGCAAAAACCTGCTCAAAGAATATCCTGCCCATTTTCGGGTATATGATATGTTGTTTAATCATGACATAGACTTGCGATCGAAGTCACTTATCGATAGACGAACAAAATTAAAAGATTGGGTTGATGCTGTAGCGTCAACCCAAATTGACTTCTCCTCACAAATAAACTTTTCAAGTTGGGAAGAGCTTTCAGCCATTAGAGATCAAGCTCGGGAAAATGGTATTGAAGGGTTAATGCTGAAGCAAATAAATAGTCCCTACCTTCCTGGACGACCAAAAGGACCTTGGTTCAAATGGAAAAGAGACCCACTAGTCGCTGATTGCGTGCTTATGTACGCCCAGCGGGGCCATGGCAAACGATCCTCCTTTTATTCTGATTATACCTTCGGTTGTTGGCGCAGTACCGTTGATGGAGTTGATGAATTGGTTCCTGTTGGGAAAGCTTATTCGGGTTTTACAAATACTGAATTGGTCGAGATTGACCGTTGGGTACGAGCAAACGGAAAAGAGCGTTTTGGACCTGTTCGCGCGGTTGAAGTTGGACTTGTCTTTGAAGTCGCATTTGACGCTGTTCACCTTTCAAGTCGCCATAAGTCTGGTCTTGCAATGCGTTTCCCGAGAATCCATCGCATTAGGTGGGACAAACCTGCTCAAGAGGCAGATAGAGTGGAAGGCCTATTGGAACTGGTATAA
- a CDS encoding DEAD/DEAH box helicase: MSDFQGFGLVKPILRALKSAGYTHPTPIQDQAITPLMEHKDLLGIAQTGTGKTAAFALPTLHLLATGGRKALRREPRGLILAPTRELAGQITDSIHAYSKDLPLRSMVAVGGVSIRPQMQKLNRGVHILVATPGRLLDLMKQGHASLRSVQIFILDEADRMLDMGFIHDVKKIAAQLPDRRQTALFSATMPKNVKLLADKLLTKPVLAEVTPPATTVEKIEQQVLFVPQNKKMQLLIEMLGDKKIQRALIFARTKYGANRVSEKITKTGINADAIHGNKSQNARQKALDKFRTGSIRVLVATDIAARGIDVEGITHVINFDLPNEPENYVHRIGRTARAGRQGVAISFCQANERHYLKNIEKVIRQTIPVSKNHPYHEEQPVKNEANNKKSPALENNKVKMKQSSKTPHRRRNRKRRKKPKLAA; encoded by the coding sequence ATGTCTGACTTCCAAGGATTTGGTTTGGTAAAACCAATATTAAGAGCTCTAAAATCCGCGGGTTACACGCACCCTACTCCCATTCAAGACCAAGCAATTACACCATTGATGGAGCACAAGGACCTTTTGGGAATTGCACAGACTGGCACCGGAAAAACCGCGGCTTTTGCACTTCCAACGCTCCATTTATTGGCAACCGGGGGAAGGAAAGCGCTACGCCGTGAACCAAGAGGTCTGATTCTCGCTCCGACACGGGAGCTTGCTGGGCAAATCACTGACAGCATTCATGCTTATTCCAAAGACCTACCGCTACGTTCTATGGTTGCGGTTGGCGGGGTCTCAATACGGCCACAAATGCAGAAATTGAACCGTGGTGTTCATATTCTTGTTGCAACCCCAGGCCGATTGCTCGATTTAATGAAGCAGGGACATGCATCTCTGCGTTCAGTTCAGATCTTTATTTTAGATGAAGCAGACCGCATGCTTGATATGGGTTTCATTCACGATGTGAAAAAAATTGCTGCACAATTGCCAGATCGCCGCCAAACAGCTCTTTTCTCTGCCACAATGCCAAAAAATGTTAAGTTACTTGCGGATAAACTACTTACAAAACCTGTTCTGGCTGAAGTGACACCACCAGCCACCACCGTCGAAAAAATAGAGCAGCAGGTGCTCTTCGTGCCGCAAAATAAGAAGATGCAACTACTCATCGAAATGCTTGGCGATAAAAAAATACAACGCGCCCTTATTTTTGCACGCACCAAGTATGGCGCGAACCGAGTTTCAGAGAAGATAACGAAAACCGGCATCAATGCTGATGCAATCCACGGAAATAAAAGCCAAAATGCACGACAAAAGGCACTGGATAAATTCCGAACCGGCAGCATACGTGTGTTAGTTGCAACGGATATCGCCGCGCGAGGAATAGATGTCGAAGGCATCACCCATGTGATTAATTTTGATTTGCCAAACGAGCCCGAAAATTATGTGCATCGTATTGGGCGGACTGCGCGTGCCGGCCGGCAGGGAGTGGCAATATCTTTTTGCCAAGCTAATGAACGTCACTACTTGAAAAATATTGAAAAAGTCATTCGCCAAACGATCCCTGTATCCAAAAACCACCCTTACCACGAGGAGCAGCCAGTAAAGAACGAAGCAAATAATAAGAAATCTCCTGCTTTGGAAAATAATAAAGTAAAAATGAAGCAAAGTAGTAAAACTCCTCATCGGCGTCGAAATCGGAAACGCCGAAAAAAGCCAAAGCTCGCTGCCTAG
- a CDS encoding TerB family tellurite resistance protein, giving the protein MLKGLKNMIFGNETEENVSAGSHSVAALHHAAAGLLIEAAMMDGTFEAAERTKISKLLIEHFDLPEEEVGEIISAAEEANAELVELYSITKVVRDHFDESERIRMIEMLWEVVYSDGNLDDFETNMMRRVGGLLYVSDRENGDAKKRAARLANGEC; this is encoded by the coding sequence ATGCTTAAGGGTCTAAAGAATATGATCTTCGGGAATGAAACTGAAGAGAATGTTTCCGCAGGTTCCCACAGTGTGGCTGCGCTTCATCATGCTGCGGCTGGTCTCCTTATAGAGGCCGCGATGATGGACGGCACATTTGAGGCAGCTGAGAGGACTAAAATCTCGAAACTTCTTATCGAGCACTTCGATCTTCCTGAGGAGGAAGTCGGTGAAATTATAAGCGCAGCGGAAGAGGCAAATGCCGAACTTGTTGAACTCTATAGTATTACAAAGGTTGTTCGTGATCATTTTGATGAGAGCGAGCGAATTCGGATGATAGAAATGCTTTGGGAGGTAGTTTACTCTGACGGCAACCTAGATGATTTCGAAACCAATATGATGCGCAGAGTAGGAGGCCTTTTGTATGTATCTGATAGGGAAAATGGTGATGCAAAAAAGAGAGCTGCTCGGCTAGCCAACGGGGAATGTTGA